In Daphnia pulicaria isolate SC F1-1A chromosome 9, SC_F0-13Bv2, whole genome shotgun sequence, a single genomic region encodes these proteins:
- the LOC124313472 gene encoding uncharacterized protein LOC124313472, with product MVTNRTLGKIAVIGGFFALGSASVFRWKIESSIKKSAYFELAIKELLASKAATTVLGEPVLVGSIDLGDTRTNFCDGLQAHFQVSVRGPKSSGFMTFDASRNPPSQPEWRLNTVELTDKEATKKLMIVSPTSAD from the coding sequence ATGGTGACGAATAGAACTCTTGGCAAGATAGCAGTGATTGGAGGATTTTTCGCTTTGGGTTCTGCCAGTGTCTTCCGCTGGAAAATTGAATCGTCCATAAAAAAATCAGCCTACTTTGAGTTGGCCATCAAAGAACTTTTGGCCAGCAAGGCTGCCACCACCGTCCTGGGCGAACCTGTTCTCGTTGGCAGCATCGATTTGGGCGATACACGAACAAACTTTTGCGATGGCCTTCAGGCCCATTTTCAAGTTTCAGTCAGAGGGCCCAAGAGTTCGGGATTCATGACCTTCGATGCCTCGAGAAATCCGCCCAGCCAGCCGGAATGGAGGTTGAACACGGTCGAGCTCACCGACAAGGAGGCCACCAAGAAACTGATGATCGTGAGCCCCACCTCTGCTGATTGA
- the LOC124313097 gene encoding clumping factor B-like isoform X3 — protein sequence MTSSRSSCRRLTVATALVCCLLAGLAVSLPAGELANSQTMSSSSSVSASFSSSSVQQSASASVSSSADKKQLIKTTTTTTSTTTSTTSTTTDAAPIVIPLDETEKEEAQPDYQEPQSQPEPEPEPKPEPEPEPKPEPEPEPEPKPEPEPEPKPEPEPEPKPEPKPVEPVDTDATDLQNLQKPKEEIPVLKPVEETKADVEEESNDNSIQQQHSARPAAENREEEDEEEVTYLAIKDAFVHDGQDGGQEMEGNADLVMAGYRPDHLQVDWNDMMVGDGPAAMQSIDDDEDDDEEDEDDDGEEEATAAATKTVKHVKIEKDDHHKSGGHTAQQNTADDQDDDDDEDDDDDQEESAHHRQVAAAPVVEDTTYEMEDDDDDHASSSPHPTSMTNHHDDDDDDDDDDYDEATEEPHSSGSTMMASAMALILSAVVTRLLA from the exons ATGACGTCATCGAGAAGTAGTTGTAGGCGATTGACGGTGGCCACCGCTTTGGTCTGCTGTTTGCTGGCCGGTTTGGCCGTCTCCCTGCCGGCCGGTGAGCTGGCCAACAGTCAGACCATGTCGAGCAGCTCGTCGGTTTCGGCTTCGTTTTCTTCGTCGTCGGTCCAGCAATCGGCCTCGGCTTCCGTCTCCTCCTCGGCCGACAAGAAACAATTGATTAAAACAACCACCACAACAACATCGACAACCACATCGACGACATCGACGACGACCGATGCGGCTCCCATCGTCATTCCTTTAGATGAAACGGAGAAGGAAGAAGCCCAGCCCGACTACCAGGAGCCTCAATCTCAACCGGAACCCGAGCCGGAGCCCAAACCCGAGCCGGAACCCGAACCCAAACCGGAACCCGAACCCGAGCCCGAGCCCAAACCCGAGCCCGAGCCCGAGCCCAAACCCGAGCCGGAGCCGGAGCCCAAACCCGAGCCCAAACCTGTCGAGCCTGTCGACACGGATGCCACCGATTTacag AATTTACAGAAACCCAAGGAGGAGATTCCAGTGCTGAAACCCGTGGAGGAAACCAAGGCCGACGTGGAGGAGGAATCCAACGACAacagcatccagcagcagcactctgcCCGGCCAGCGGCAGAAAATCGAG aagaagaagatgaggaggAGGTGACCTACTTGGCCATCAAGGACGCTTTCGTGCACGACGGCCAAGATGGCGGCCAAGAAATGGAAGGCAACGCTGATTTGGTGATGGCGGGTTATCGGCCGGATCACCTCCAGGTCGACTGGAATGACATGATGGTGGGAGACGGGCCGGCGGCCATGCAATCGATTGAcgacgatgaagatgatgacgaagaggatgaagatgatgatggtgaaGAAGAGGCCACGGCGGCCGCCACCAAAACGGTGAAACACGTCAAGATTGAGAAAGACGATCACCACAAGAGTGGCGGGCACACGGCCCAGCAGAACACGGCCGACGACcaagatgacgacgacgacgaagatgatgacgacgaccaaGAGGAATCGGCTCACCACCGACAGGTGGCGGCGGCGCCCGTCGTGGAGGACACGACGTACGAAATggaagatgacgacgacgatcaCGCCTCATCCAGTCCTCATCCGACATCCATGACCAATCaccatgacgacgacgacgacgacgatgatgatgattacgATGAAGCGACGGAAG aaccTCATTCGAGCGGATCGACGATGATGGCCTCTGCGATGGCGCTGATCCTGTCGGCTGTCGTGACCCGATTGCTGGcttaa
- the LOC124313097 gene encoding clumping factor B-like isoform X1 has translation MTSSRSSCRRLTVATALVCCLLAGLAVSLPAGELANSQTMSSSSSVSASFSSSSVQQSASASVSSSADKKQLIKTTTTTTSTTTSTTSTTTDAAPIVIPLDETEKEEAQPDYQEPQSQPEPEPEPKPEPEPEPKPEPEPEPEPKPEPEPEPKPEPEPEPKPEPKPVEPVDTDATDLQNLQKPKEEIPVLKPVEETKADVEEESNDNSIQQQHSARPAAENREEEEEDEEEVTYLAIKDAFVHDGQDGGQEMEGNADLVMAGYRPDHLQVDWNDMMVGDGPAAMQSIDDDEDDDEEDEDDDGEEEATAAATKTVKHVKIEKDDHHKSGGHTAQQNTADDQDDDDDEDDDDDQEESAHHRQVAAAPVVEDTTYEMEDDDDDHASSSPHPTSMTNHHDDDDDDDDDDYDEATEEPHSSGSTMMASAMALILSAVVTRLLA, from the exons ATGACGTCATCGAGAAGTAGTTGTAGGCGATTGACGGTGGCCACCGCTTTGGTCTGCTGTTTGCTGGCCGGTTTGGCCGTCTCCCTGCCGGCCGGTGAGCTGGCCAACAGTCAGACCATGTCGAGCAGCTCGTCGGTTTCGGCTTCGTTTTCTTCGTCGTCGGTCCAGCAATCGGCCTCGGCTTCCGTCTCCTCCTCGGCCGACAAGAAACAATTGATTAAAACAACCACCACAACAACATCGACAACCACATCGACGACATCGACGACGACCGATGCGGCTCCCATCGTCATTCCTTTAGATGAAACGGAGAAGGAAGAAGCCCAGCCCGACTACCAGGAGCCTCAATCTCAACCGGAACCCGAGCCGGAGCCCAAACCCGAGCCGGAACCCGAACCCAAACCGGAACCCGAACCCGAGCCCGAGCCCAAACCCGAGCCCGAGCCCGAGCCCAAACCCGAGCCGGAGCCGGAGCCCAAACCCGAGCCCAAACCTGTCGAGCCTGTCGACACGGATGCCACCGATTTacag AATTTACAGAAACCCAAGGAGGAGATTCCAGTGCTGAAACCCGTGGAGGAAACCAAGGCCGACGTGGAGGAGGAATCCAACGACAacagcatccagcagcagcactctgcCCGGCCAGCGGCAGAAAATCGAG aagaagaagaagaagatgaggaggAGGTGACCTACTTGGCCATCAAGGACGCTTTCGTGCACGACGGCCAAGATGGCGGCCAAGAAATGGAAGGCAACGCTGATTTGGTGATGGCGGGTTATCGGCCGGATCACCTCCAGGTCGACTGGAATGACATGATGGTGGGAGACGGGCCGGCGGCCATGCAATCGATTGAcgacgatgaagatgatgacgaagaggatgaagatgatgatggtgaaGAAGAGGCCACGGCGGCCGCCACCAAAACGGTGAAACACGTCAAGATTGAGAAAGACGATCACCACAAGAGTGGCGGGCACACGGCCCAGCAGAACACGGCCGACGACcaagatgacgacgacgacgaagatgatgacgacgaccaaGAGGAATCGGCTCACCACCGACAGGTGGCGGCGGCGCCCGTCGTGGAGGACACGACGTACGAAATggaagatgacgacgacgatcaCGCCTCATCCAGTCCTCATCCGACATCCATGACCAATCaccatgacgacgacgacgacgacgatgatgatgattacgATGAAGCGACGGAAG aaccTCATTCGAGCGGATCGACGATGATGGCCTCTGCGATGGCGCTGATCCTGTCGGCTGTCGTGACCCGATTGCTGGcttaa
- the LOC124313097 gene encoding clumping factor B-like isoform X5, with translation MTSSRSSCRRLTVATALVCCLLAGLAVSLPAGELANSQTMSSSSSVSASFSSSSVQQSASASVSSSADKKQLIKTTTTTTSTTTSTTSTTTDAAPIVIPLDETEKEEAQPDYQEPQSQPEPEPEPKPEPEPEPKPEPEPEPEPKPEPEPEPKPEPEPEPKPEPKPVEPVDTDATDLQNLQKPKEEIPVLKPVEETKADVEEESNDNSIQQQHSARPAAENREDEEEVTYLAIKDAFVHDGQDGGQEMEGNADLVMAGYRPDHLQVDWNDMMVGDGPAAMQSIDDDEDDDEEDEDDDGEEEATAAATKTVKHVKIEKDDHHKSGGHTAQQNTADDQDDDDDEDDDDDQEESAHHRQVAAAPVVEDTTYEMEDDDDDHASSSPHPTSMTNHHDDDDDDDDDDYDEATEEPHSSGSTMMASAMALILSAVVTRLLA, from the exons ATGACGTCATCGAGAAGTAGTTGTAGGCGATTGACGGTGGCCACCGCTTTGGTCTGCTGTTTGCTGGCCGGTTTGGCCGTCTCCCTGCCGGCCGGTGAGCTGGCCAACAGTCAGACCATGTCGAGCAGCTCGTCGGTTTCGGCTTCGTTTTCTTCGTCGTCGGTCCAGCAATCGGCCTCGGCTTCCGTCTCCTCCTCGGCCGACAAGAAACAATTGATTAAAACAACCACCACAACAACATCGACAACCACATCGACGACATCGACGACGACCGATGCGGCTCCCATCGTCATTCCTTTAGATGAAACGGAGAAGGAAGAAGCCCAGCCCGACTACCAGGAGCCTCAATCTCAACCGGAACCCGAGCCGGAGCCCAAACCCGAGCCGGAACCCGAACCCAAACCGGAACCCGAACCCGAGCCCGAGCCCAAACCCGAGCCCGAGCCCGAGCCCAAACCCGAGCCGGAGCCGGAGCCCAAACCCGAGCCCAAACCTGTCGAGCCTGTCGACACGGATGCCACCGATTTacag AATTTACAGAAACCCAAGGAGGAGATTCCAGTGCTGAAACCCGTGGAGGAAACCAAGGCCGACGTGGAGGAGGAATCCAACGACAacagcatccagcagcagcactctgcCCGGCCAGCGGCAGAAAATCGAG aagatgaggaggAGGTGACCTACTTGGCCATCAAGGACGCTTTCGTGCACGACGGCCAAGATGGCGGCCAAGAAATGGAAGGCAACGCTGATTTGGTGATGGCGGGTTATCGGCCGGATCACCTCCAGGTCGACTGGAATGACATGATGGTGGGAGACGGGCCGGCGGCCATGCAATCGATTGAcgacgatgaagatgatgacgaagaggatgaagatgatgatggtgaaGAAGAGGCCACGGCGGCCGCCACCAAAACGGTGAAACACGTCAAGATTGAGAAAGACGATCACCACAAGAGTGGCGGGCACACGGCCCAGCAGAACACGGCCGACGACcaagatgacgacgacgacgaagatgatgacgacgaccaaGAGGAATCGGCTCACCACCGACAGGTGGCGGCGGCGCCCGTCGTGGAGGACACGACGTACGAAATggaagatgacgacgacgatcaCGCCTCATCCAGTCCTCATCCGACATCCATGACCAATCaccatgacgacgacgacgacgacgatgatgatgattacgATGAAGCGACGGAAG aaccTCATTCGAGCGGATCGACGATGATGGCCTCTGCGATGGCGCTGATCCTGTCGGCTGTCGTGACCCGATTGCTGGcttaa
- the LOC124313097 gene encoding clumping factor B-like isoform X4, whose translation MTSSRSSCRRLTVATALVCCLLAGLAVSLPAGELANSQTMSSSSSVSASFSSSSVQQSASASVSSSADKKQLIKTTTTTTSTTTSTTSTTTDAAPIVIPLDETEKEEAQPDYQEPQSQPEPEPEPKPEPEPEPKPEPEPEPEPKPEPEPEPKPEPEPEPKPEPKPVEPVDTDATDLQNLQKPKEEIPVLKPVEETKADVEEESNDNSIQQQHSARPAAENREEDEEEVTYLAIKDAFVHDGQDGGQEMEGNADLVMAGYRPDHLQVDWNDMMVGDGPAAMQSIDDDEDDDEEDEDDDGEEEATAAATKTVKHVKIEKDDHHKSGGHTAQQNTADDQDDDDDEDDDDDQEESAHHRQVAAAPVVEDTTYEMEDDDDDHASSSPHPTSMTNHHDDDDDDDDDDYDEATEEPHSSGSTMMASAMALILSAVVTRLLA comes from the exons ATGACGTCATCGAGAAGTAGTTGTAGGCGATTGACGGTGGCCACCGCTTTGGTCTGCTGTTTGCTGGCCGGTTTGGCCGTCTCCCTGCCGGCCGGTGAGCTGGCCAACAGTCAGACCATGTCGAGCAGCTCGTCGGTTTCGGCTTCGTTTTCTTCGTCGTCGGTCCAGCAATCGGCCTCGGCTTCCGTCTCCTCCTCGGCCGACAAGAAACAATTGATTAAAACAACCACCACAACAACATCGACAACCACATCGACGACATCGACGACGACCGATGCGGCTCCCATCGTCATTCCTTTAGATGAAACGGAGAAGGAAGAAGCCCAGCCCGACTACCAGGAGCCTCAATCTCAACCGGAACCCGAGCCGGAGCCCAAACCCGAGCCGGAACCCGAACCCAAACCGGAACCCGAACCCGAGCCCGAGCCCAAACCCGAGCCCGAGCCCGAGCCCAAACCCGAGCCGGAGCCGGAGCCCAAACCCGAGCCCAAACCTGTCGAGCCTGTCGACACGGATGCCACCGATTTacag AATTTACAGAAACCCAAGGAGGAGATTCCAGTGCTGAAACCCGTGGAGGAAACCAAGGCCGACGTGGAGGAGGAATCCAACGACAacagcatccagcagcagcactctgcCCGGCCAGCGGCAGAAAATCGAG aagaagatgaggaggAGGTGACCTACTTGGCCATCAAGGACGCTTTCGTGCACGACGGCCAAGATGGCGGCCAAGAAATGGAAGGCAACGCTGATTTGGTGATGGCGGGTTATCGGCCGGATCACCTCCAGGTCGACTGGAATGACATGATGGTGGGAGACGGGCCGGCGGCCATGCAATCGATTGAcgacgatgaagatgatgacgaagaggatgaagatgatgatggtgaaGAAGAGGCCACGGCGGCCGCCACCAAAACGGTGAAACACGTCAAGATTGAGAAAGACGATCACCACAAGAGTGGCGGGCACACGGCCCAGCAGAACACGGCCGACGACcaagatgacgacgacgacgaagatgatgacgacgaccaaGAGGAATCGGCTCACCACCGACAGGTGGCGGCGGCGCCCGTCGTGGAGGACACGACGTACGAAATggaagatgacgacgacgatcaCGCCTCATCCAGTCCTCATCCGACATCCATGACCAATCaccatgacgacgacgacgacgacgatgatgatgattacgATGAAGCGACGGAAG aaccTCATTCGAGCGGATCGACGATGATGGCCTCTGCGATGGCGCTGATCCTGTCGGCTGTCGTGACCCGATTGCTGGcttaa
- the LOC124313097 gene encoding clumping factor B-like isoform X2, with protein sequence MTSSRSSCRRLTVATALVCCLLAGLAVSLPAGELANSQTMSSSSSVSASFSSSSVQQSASASVSSSADKKQLIKTTTTTTSTTTSTTSTTTDAAPIVIPLDETEKEEAQPDYQEPQSQPEPEPEPKPEPEPEPKPEPEPEPEPKPEPEPEPKPEPEPEPKPEPKPVEPVDTDATDLQNLQKPKEEIPVLKPVEETKADVEEESNDNSIQQQHSARPAAENREEEEDEEEVTYLAIKDAFVHDGQDGGQEMEGNADLVMAGYRPDHLQVDWNDMMVGDGPAAMQSIDDDEDDDEEDEDDDGEEEATAAATKTVKHVKIEKDDHHKSGGHTAQQNTADDQDDDDDEDDDDDQEESAHHRQVAAAPVVEDTTYEMEDDDDDHASSSPHPTSMTNHHDDDDDDDDDDYDEATEEPHSSGSTMMASAMALILSAVVTRLLA encoded by the exons ATGACGTCATCGAGAAGTAGTTGTAGGCGATTGACGGTGGCCACCGCTTTGGTCTGCTGTTTGCTGGCCGGTTTGGCCGTCTCCCTGCCGGCCGGTGAGCTGGCCAACAGTCAGACCATGTCGAGCAGCTCGTCGGTTTCGGCTTCGTTTTCTTCGTCGTCGGTCCAGCAATCGGCCTCGGCTTCCGTCTCCTCCTCGGCCGACAAGAAACAATTGATTAAAACAACCACCACAACAACATCGACAACCACATCGACGACATCGACGACGACCGATGCGGCTCCCATCGTCATTCCTTTAGATGAAACGGAGAAGGAAGAAGCCCAGCCCGACTACCAGGAGCCTCAATCTCAACCGGAACCCGAGCCGGAGCCCAAACCCGAGCCGGAACCCGAACCCAAACCGGAACCCGAACCCGAGCCCGAGCCCAAACCCGAGCCCGAGCCCGAGCCCAAACCCGAGCCGGAGCCGGAGCCCAAACCCGAGCCCAAACCTGTCGAGCCTGTCGACACGGATGCCACCGATTTacag AATTTACAGAAACCCAAGGAGGAGATTCCAGTGCTGAAACCCGTGGAGGAAACCAAGGCCGACGTGGAGGAGGAATCCAACGACAacagcatccagcagcagcactctgcCCGGCCAGCGGCAGAAAATCGAG aagaagaagaagatgaggaggAGGTGACCTACTTGGCCATCAAGGACGCTTTCGTGCACGACGGCCAAGATGGCGGCCAAGAAATGGAAGGCAACGCTGATTTGGTGATGGCGGGTTATCGGCCGGATCACCTCCAGGTCGACTGGAATGACATGATGGTGGGAGACGGGCCGGCGGCCATGCAATCGATTGAcgacgatgaagatgatgacgaagaggatgaagatgatgatggtgaaGAAGAGGCCACGGCGGCCGCCACCAAAACGGTGAAACACGTCAAGATTGAGAAAGACGATCACCACAAGAGTGGCGGGCACACGGCCCAGCAGAACACGGCCGACGACcaagatgacgacgacgacgaagatgatgacgacgaccaaGAGGAATCGGCTCACCACCGACAGGTGGCGGCGGCGCCCGTCGTGGAGGACACGACGTACGAAATggaagatgacgacgacgatcaCGCCTCATCCAGTCCTCATCCGACATCCATGACCAATCaccatgacgacgacgacgacgacgatgatgatgattacgATGAAGCGACGGAAG aaccTCATTCGAGCGGATCGACGATGATGGCCTCTGCGATGGCGCTGATCCTGTCGGCTGTCGTGACCCGATTGCTGGcttaa